Within Fusibacter sp. A1, the genomic segment CCATATCTCGTTTTTCATTTTGCATCATCAGCAAAATGTAGGCAAGTCTTCCTTCAGCGTTAAAATGTGTATACGAAATGGACTTTTGAGCAGATAGCTGAAGTCGCTTAATGCAAAGAGCAAGCACTTCTTGTATCGCAGATTTATTCTGCCAGAGAATTCTAGAAAATAAGTGCGCATTAATTGCAAGTACTTTGACTTTTCCTAAGGCGACTACCGACGTGATATAAGGCTTTTCCAGCAGTACTGCAAGTTCACCGAAGCAGTCGTGTTTTCCACCCTCTTTGATCATTATGGTAAATTCGTTTCCATCAATCGCATATTCAGAGACAGTCCCGCTGAGTACCATAAACACTTGACGGGCTTCCCTACCCTTTCTACACACAAAGTCCTTTGGTTCCAAAAGAACAAGCTCGGAATGGTCAAGCAGCAGTTCAATATCTTCCTCGCCAAGATGGCCAAACATCGCTTGGCATTTCAATTCTTCTTTGATTTTCAGTCTGTTCATCTCAACCTCTCTTCATGTAAATAGTATAGCAAAAGCACATGACTGATGCCATGTGCTAATTTCTTATGCTATCTCTTCTACTAGACTTAACGCGTTTTCCTTATCCACCCACGGCTGATATGGAGTTCGCATTTTTTCGAAGATATCCAGTCCTTCCTTCTTTATTAGATACTGTCTTCTGATGATGGTGTATATGAGTGCCATTGTATAAAAAACTCCCATTGCAAGCCATGTTTTGGGTGTCATTTTCGAAACCACCGAAGCGCCAAGAACATAGCTTAAAACTGCTGCAATTACAACGATAACCTGTGCAATCCAATGAGGAATCTTTAAAAACGAGTTTTTATAACTGAGCGGGAACCGCTTTGGTAAAACAAATACCGTCAAGAAGACAATTGGATTCAGCAGTAGTCCTGGCACCGAAACCATAAGGACTACATCACCTAAATTGAATCCTGCAACGATCGCTGTAATACCGATTAATGAATTGAACCAGATCGAAATCCCCGGTGCTCCAAATCGATTCAGCTTGCTGATCCCAACTGGTAGCAAGCCATCTCTTGCAGCGACAAAATGTGATCTTGAAAACATAAGAATCATGCCGTTTATACTTGTGGCAACTGCCAGCAAAGGTCCGGCAACGATGAATAATGACAGTAATTGCGGACTTAAGAACTGCTGAGCCGCGGTAGCCAAATTGGTTGCAAAATCGTTCCACTGTACAAGTGGAATATTCCCAAGTGACACAAAGCCAACCACCGCAAACAAGACCGAGCATATGATTGTAGAAGTA encodes:
- a CDS encoding Crp/Fnr family transcriptional regulator; the encoded protein is MNRLKIKEELKCQAMFGHLGEEDIELLLDHSELVLLEPKDFVCRKGREARQVFMVLSGTVSEYAIDGNEFTIMIKEGGKHDCFGELAVLLEKPYITSVVALGKVKVLAINAHLFSRILWQNKSAIQEVLALCIKRLQLSAQKSISYTHFNAEGRLAYILLMMQNEKRDMEYIKATQEGLSERCGIARQTASVILNEWKRDGILSIGRGKIRIHDEEALTEIALYSAKNY
- a CDS encoding APC family permease yields the protein MKKMTFWMCMFMAIGSIIGAGIFARTPLVIRLVGNGLVWGFFLAAIFVFFKTVPEVILSSALPANGASYMHLTRLLHPGLGAIHSYNQLVLGTMNVAILSLTFAEYFVVLVPSLSVPFVAVSIALLFTFISTFGVKVSGWVQTVCVWLLLGALGLFIFKGMPSVAITLQDVLVPTVKLTRIWAAMGLLHGSLIGANVLMYAADEIEKPERTIPIVFVTSTIICSVLFAVVGFVSLGNIPLVQWNDFATNLATAAQQFLSPQLLSLFIVAGPLLAVATSINGMILMFSRSHFVAARDGLLPVGISKLNRFGAPGISIWFNSLIGITAIVAGFNLGDVVLMVSVPGLLLNPIVFLTVFVLPKRFPLSYKNSFLKIPHWIAQVIVVIAAVLSYVLGASVVSKMTPKTWLAMGVFYTMALIYTIIRRQYLIKKEGLDIFEKMRTPYQPWVDKENALSLVEEIA